One segment of Castanea sativa cultivar Marrone di Chiusa Pesio chromosome 3, ASM4071231v1 DNA contains the following:
- the LOC142628365 gene encoding EG45-like domain containing protein, with protein sequence MYRSQPCLQGLSLIFLVPLFFNFHASYGDVGTAALCSPPYLPTACYGSDASQFPSSKFFAAAGHGIWDEGAACGRQYSVRCISDSTPDACNQNQTIQITIVDHIGQEASVPSAYNTTVFLSATAFRTIANSSTTSSPYINIEFQQIHGGEYVSLDKGKVPPSAPNPTTHGP encoded by the exons ATGTATAGGTCTCAGCCATGTCTTCAAGGGTTATCCCTCATCTTCTTGGTTCCACTGTTTTTCAATTTCCATGCCTCATATGGTGATGTTGGCACTGCAGCCCTATGTTCTCCCCCATATCTACCCACAGCATGTTATGGAAGCGATGCATCTCAGTTCCCATCTAGCAAATTCTTCGCGGCAGCCGGTCATGGAATATGGGACGAAGGTGCAGCATGTGGGAGGCAGTACTCTGTGAGGTGCATCAGTGATTCAACACCAGATGCTTGTAACCAAAACCAGACAATTCAGATCACGATTGTTGATCATATTGGTCAAGAAGCTTCTGTCCCGTCAGCTTACAACACCACCGTGTTCTTGTCTGCGACAGCTTTCAGGACCATTGCAAATTCATCTACTACTTCTTCTCCCTATATCAATATAGAATTTCAACA GATTCATGGTGGTGAATATGTTTCACTTGATAAAGGTAAAGTCCCACCTTCTGCCCCTAATCCAACCACCCATGGGCCATGA